A single region of the Salvia splendens isolate huo1 chromosome 18, SspV2, whole genome shotgun sequence genome encodes:
- the LOC121777594 gene encoding E3 ubiquitin-protein ligase HAKAI homolog isoform X1 yields the protein MLQIRLSKPASEAGAAANPAPVDTVTVACPDHLVLADLTVAKGMGAASATAVIKSVGRRSRRQLGERVHFCVRCDFPVAIYGRLSPCEHAFCLDCSRSHSLCYLCDERIQKIQTIKMMEGIFICAAPHCLKSFLKKSDFELHINEAHSDLIHPNKEKEGNESEAMSARKPSASDSSVQAPPRPVFSPHSSSQLHDSEDKAQLPQSREQPPARPAVQQRPAPPFPRQTPDHPSEHPDRGTSQNHFPQHTFEAHVQGSGRQDSVNPNSGPTPPQYDYPPYAADGTQQYFGAPYGMPRPGSTPEGGPGQGTLLGFPPGPAGPMNFPQNYPQWNAVPGSVPLEPPMVSHRSTDGFMNVNSQGRGFFQNAGNNSMEQQRQGGNFVDPRNGKGILAPQPPHLPPPPSVPHPHLQWGRSHSGDGNHDGRPGFSWPTERRDSFGSGD from the exons ATGCTGCAGATTCGGCTTAGCAAGCCAGCTAGTGAAGCTGGTGCAGCTGCAAATCCTGCGCCTGTGGACACTGTCACAGTGGCTTGCCCCGATCATCTTGTGTTAGCTGATCTTACTGTGGCCAAGGGTATGGGCGCAGCATCTGCAACTGCGGTTATCAAGTCTGTTGGACGCCGCTCCCGTCGCCAGCTCGGTGAGCGTGTCCATTTCTGCGTTCGATGCGACTTTCCCGTGGCTATTTATGGGCGTCTG AGCCCATGTGAGCATGCCTTCTGTTTGGACTGTTCCAGGAGTCATTCTCTTTGTTATCT TTGTGATGAACGCATTCAGAAGATTCAGACAATTAAAATGATGGAAGGAATCTTCATATGTGCAGCCCCTCATTGTCTGAAGTCCTTCTTAAAGAAGAGTGACTTTGAGTTGCATATAAATGAGGCCCATTCTGATCTTATTCACCCCAATAAGGAAAAAGAAGGGAATGAATCGGAAGCAATGAGTGCTAGGAAACCTTCAGCCTCCGATTCCTCAGTTCAGGCACCCCCAAGGCCAGTGTTTTCTCCCCATTCAAGTTCTCAACTTCATGACAGTGAAGACAAAGCCCAGCTGCCTCAATCCAGGGAACAACCACCTGCGAGACCTGCTGTACAGCAAAGACCGGCGCCACCTTTTCCAAGACAAACTCCCGATCATCCATCAGAGCACCCTGATAGAGGTACTTCCCAGAACCACTTTCCTCAGCATACTTTTGAAGCTCATGTGCAGGGTAGTGGCCGGCAAGATTCAG TTAACCCGAATTCAGGTCCAACTCCACCTCAATACGATTATCCTCCTTATGCAGCTGATGGAACACAACAGTACTTTGGCGCACCATATGGAATGCCAAGACCAGGTTCTACACCAGAAGGTGGACCAGGACAGGGCACGTTGCTAGGTTTCCCACCTGGTCCTGCCGGACCCATGAATTTTCCTCAAAATTATCCACAGTGGAATGCAGTGCCCGGGTCTGTGCCTCTGGAACCTCCTATGGTATCTCACAGGTCTACGGATGGCTTTATGAATGTCAACTCTCAAGGAAGAGGATTCTTTCAGAATGCTGGGAATAACAGTATGGAGCAACAGAGGCAGGGTGGGAACTTTGTGGACCCAAGGAACGGTAAAGGAATATTGGCGCCCCAACCACCCCATCTTCCTCCACCACCTTCGGTGCCTCAtccccacctgcaatggggcagATCGCACTCTGGTGACGGGAATCATGACGGGCGTCCAGGCTTCAGCTGGCCAACTGAGAGGCGAGATAGCTTCGGAAGTGGGGACTAG
- the LOC121777594 gene encoding E3 ubiquitin-protein ligase HAKAI homolog isoform X2 — protein sequence MLQIRLSKPASEAGAAANPAPVDTVTVACPDHLVLADLTVAKGMGAASATAVIKSVGRRSRRQLGERVHFCVRCDFPVAIYGRLSPCEHAFCLDCSRSHSLCYLCDERIQKIQTIKMMEGIFICAAPHCLKSFLKKSDFELHINEAHSDLIHPNKEKEGNESEAMSARKPSASDSSVQAPPRPVFSPHSSSQLHDSEDKAQLPQSREQPPARPAVQQRPAPPFPRQTPDHPSEHPDRVNPNSGPTPPQYDYPPYAADGTQQYFGAPYGMPRPGSTPEGGPGQGTLLGFPPGPAGPMNFPQNYPQWNAVPGSVPLEPPMVSHRSTDGFMNVNSQGRGFFQNAGNNSMEQQRQGGNFVDPRNGKGILAPQPPHLPPPPSVPHPHLQWGRSHSGDGNHDGRPGFSWPTERRDSFGSGD from the exons ATGCTGCAGATTCGGCTTAGCAAGCCAGCTAGTGAAGCTGGTGCAGCTGCAAATCCTGCGCCTGTGGACACTGTCACAGTGGCTTGCCCCGATCATCTTGTGTTAGCTGATCTTACTGTGGCCAAGGGTATGGGCGCAGCATCTGCAACTGCGGTTATCAAGTCTGTTGGACGCCGCTCCCGTCGCCAGCTCGGTGAGCGTGTCCATTTCTGCGTTCGATGCGACTTTCCCGTGGCTATTTATGGGCGTCTG AGCCCATGTGAGCATGCCTTCTGTTTGGACTGTTCCAGGAGTCATTCTCTTTGTTATCT TTGTGATGAACGCATTCAGAAGATTCAGACAATTAAAATGATGGAAGGAATCTTCATATGTGCAGCCCCTCATTGTCTGAAGTCCTTCTTAAAGAAGAGTGACTTTGAGTTGCATATAAATGAGGCCCATTCTGATCTTATTCACCCCAATAAGGAAAAAGAAGGGAATGAATCGGAAGCAATGAGTGCTAGGAAACCTTCAGCCTCCGATTCCTCAGTTCAGGCACCCCCAAGGCCAGTGTTTTCTCCCCATTCAAGTTCTCAACTTCATGACAGTGAAGACAAAGCCCAGCTGCCTCAATCCAGGGAACAACCACCTGCGAGACCTGCTGTACAGCAAAGACCGGCGCCACCTTTTCCAAGACAAACTCCCGATCATCCATCAGAGCACCCTGATAGAG TTAACCCGAATTCAGGTCCAACTCCACCTCAATACGATTATCCTCCTTATGCAGCTGATGGAACACAACAGTACTTTGGCGCACCATATGGAATGCCAAGACCAGGTTCTACACCAGAAGGTGGACCAGGACAGGGCACGTTGCTAGGTTTCCCACCTGGTCCTGCCGGACCCATGAATTTTCCTCAAAATTATCCACAGTGGAATGCAGTGCCCGGGTCTGTGCCTCTGGAACCTCCTATGGTATCTCACAGGTCTACGGATGGCTTTATGAATGTCAACTCTCAAGGAAGAGGATTCTTTCAGAATGCTGGGAATAACAGTATGGAGCAACAGAGGCAGGGTGGGAACTTTGTGGACCCAAGGAACGGTAAAGGAATATTGGCGCCCCAACCACCCCATCTTCCTCCACCACCTTCGGTGCCTCAtccccacctgcaatggggcagATCGCACTCTGGTGACGGGAATCATGACGGGCGTCCAGGCTTCAGCTGGCCAACTGAGAGGCGAGATAGCTTCGGAAGTGGGGACTAG